Part of the Nocardia farcinica genome, GCGGTTGATCTGGTTGCAGATCAACATGATGATGAACAGCGGGACGACGCGTCGAAAGAACTTCGACACCGCGGATTCCAATTCCGCCGTCGGCTGTCGAGTGAACGACATCGTCCACTCCTTTCGGTCGAACCACCTGCTGGTGCGGTGCGGTGGGGAAGAGGTCTGTTCGGGGCGAGTGACTCGCCTCACAAGCAACGAATGTAAAGACCTCAGGTGATTCACGTCCAACACCGATTACGGATGGACCGATACAGGAAAGGTATCGTGCCCGGCCGCCCGGTTCACCGGTTCCGCCAGTTCGTCCAGCAATTTCGCCAGCGCGGGGTTCTCGTTCCCCTGTCGCCAGACCAGCGCCAGCTCCGCGTGCGCCGCGATGCCGGTCAGTGGCCGGAACGCCACATGCTCGAATCGCATCGCCGCCGCCGACTCCGGCACCAGTGCCGCGCCCCAGCCCAGATCCACCAGCGCCAGGATGCTGTGCACGGTGGTCATGTACTGGGTGACCACGGGCACGACTCCCGCCCGGTGCAGGACGGCGGTCACGAGTTCGTGGAAGTACCTGGCTTCGACGGGGGCGTGCATCACCAGCGGTTCGCCGTGCAGCGCGCGCACGTCCACGGTGTCGGCGCCGGCCAGCCGGTGCTCGGCGGGCAGGGCCACGACCAGGCCCTCCCGCAGGAATGGGCGCGTGGTCAGGTCCGGGCGGGTGATGGGCGGGCGGACCATGCCCAGATCCAGCGATCCCTCCGACAGTGCCTCCACCTGATCCATCGTGACCAGCTCGCGCAGCTCCAGGTCGACCTCGGGCAGGGCTGCGCGCGCGGTCGCCAGTACGCGCGGCAAGCCCGAGTGCACGCTCGCGCCGGTGAAACCGAGCCGCACCACGCCGCCGGTGCCCGCCGAGACCCGGCGGACCGCCAGCGAGGCGCGCTCGGCCTGCTGGAGCAGGCGCCGGGCGTCGACGAGGAAGGCCCGCCCGGCGCGGGTGAGCTTGACGCTGCGGTTGGAGCGGTCGAACAACTCGGCGCCCAGATCCTTCTCCAGGAGCTGGATCTGGCGGCTCAACGGCGGCTGGGTCATCCGCAGGCGTTCGGCGGCGCGCCCGAAGTGCAGTTCCTCGGCCACCGCGACGAACGCGGTGAGCTGGGCGAAGGTGAACATCGATACAGACCTTGTATTGATAGATAGGAAATCAGTGTTGGACGTGAATCATAAGCCGTTCCTAGGGTGAGGTCAGCAGGCCACCCCGAACAGGAGCGCACACCATGACCACAGCCTCTCCGCAGGACATCGCCGCACGTCTCGGCTCCGGACTCCTCTCCTTCCCGGTCACCCACCTGCGGGCTGACGGCTCCTTCGACGAGGCCGCCTACCGCGAGCACATCGCCTGGCTGGGCGGCCACGACGCGGCCGGGCTGTTCGCCGCGGGCGGCACCGGCGAGTTCTTCTCGCTGACCCCGGCCGAGGTCGAGCAGGTGGTCACCGCCGCGGTGCGGGAGGCGCCGGAGGGGCTGCCCGTCATCGCCCCGGCCGGGTACGGCACCGCCACCGCGATCGAGATGGCGCGCGCCGCCGAACGCGCCGGTGCGCACGGCATCCTGCTGTTGCCGCCCTACCTCACCGAGGCCGGGCAGCGCGGGCTCGTCGAGCACGTGCGCCAGGTCTGCGCGGCGACCGATCTCGGTGTCATCGTCTACTCGCGGGCCAACGCCGCCTACTCCGCGCCGGCGGTCGCCGAACTGGCCGACCGCTGCCCGAACCTGATCGGGTTCAAGGACGGCATCGGCAACATCGAACAGATGACCCGGATCTACGCCGAGGTCGGCGACCGGCTGTTCTATGTCGGCGGATTGCCCACCGCGGAGATGTTCGCGCTGCCCTACCTGGCGTTGGGCGTGACCACCTACTCCTCGGCGATCTTCAACTTCGTGCCGCAGTTCGCGCTCGACTTCTATCGCGCGGTGCGGCGCAACGACGCCCCGTTCGTGCTCAACGCGCTCGCGGAGTTCGTGATCCCCTACTGCGAGCTGCGCAACCGCGAGCCCGGCTACGCGGTGAGCATCATCAAGGCGGGTATGACGGTGATCGGACGTCCCGCGGGTCCGGTCCGCAGCCCGCTGACCGACCTGGACGACGCCGAACTCGCCGAACTGGCCGATCTCGTGAAGAAGGTGAGCTGATGACCGCCGCGACCACCGAACAGCTGACGGGGGCGAACCTCGTCGGTGCCGCCGACGTGCCCGGCGCCGCCGCGCCGTTCCGCGCCGTCGATCCGGCGAGCGGGCAGCGGCTCGACCCGGAATACCGGGAGGCCGACGACGCCCAGGTCGACCGCGCCGCCGAGCTGGCCTGGGCCGCCTTCGACACCTACCGGCACACCGGCCCCGACCGCCGCGCGGCGTTCCTGGAAACCGTCGCCGCCCAGCTCGACGGCCTCGGTGACGTGCTCGTGCAGCGGGTGATCGCGGAAAGCGGTCTGCCCGAGG contains:
- a CDS encoding LysR substrate-binding domain-containing protein, whose translation is MFTFAQLTAFVAVAEELHFGRAAERLRMTQPPLSRQIQLLEKDLGAELFDRSNRSVKLTRAGRAFLVDARRLLQQAERASLAVRRVSAGTGGVVRLGFTGASVHSGLPRVLATARAALPEVDLELRELVTMDQVEALSEGSLDLGMVRPPITRPDLTTRPFLREGLVVALPAEHRLAGADTVDVRALHGEPLVMHAPVEARYFHELVTAVLHRAGVVPVVTQYMTTVHSILALVDLGWGAALVPESAAAMRFEHVAFRPLTGIAAHAELALVWRQGNENPALAKLLDELAEPVNRAAGHDTFPVSVHP
- the kdgD gene encoding 5-dehydro-4-deoxyglucarate dehydratase, yielding MTTASPQDIAARLGSGLLSFPVTHLRADGSFDEAAYREHIAWLGGHDAAGLFAAGGTGEFFSLTPAEVEQVVTAAVREAPEGLPVIAPAGYGTATAIEMARAAERAGAHGILLLPPYLTEAGQRGLVEHVRQVCAATDLGVIVYSRANAAYSAPAVAELADRCPNLIGFKDGIGNIEQMTRIYAEVGDRLFYVGGLPTAEMFALPYLALGVTTYSSAIFNFVPQFALDFYRAVRRNDAPFVLNALAEFVIPYCELRNREPGYAVSIIKAGMTVIGRPAGPVRSPLTDLDDAELAELADLVKKVS